A portion of the Thunnus albacares chromosome 23, fThuAlb1.1, whole genome shotgun sequence genome contains these proteins:
- the LOC122975479 gene encoding achaete-scute homolog 4-like has protein sequence MSYHYKDFMDHIPYVPPLALHGISMDNSAAHYKDALRLGLPFHLDAAYLDPVHGQRLPYRRLPYFPFHGPSVCDYSFEPAFIRKRNERERHRVRCVNEGYARLREHLPQEFEDKRLSKVETLRAAIDYIKHLQSLLELNVSGMEVSLGDVRNLAPLPQRTDCNSDGESKTGLSDSGEIVY, from the coding sequence ATGTCTTATCATTATAAGGACTTCATGGATCATATTCCATATGTCCCTCCACTGGCTCTGCACGGCATCTCTATGGACAACAGCGCAGCACACTACAAAGATGCCCTTCGGCTTGGACTGCCCTTCCACCTGGATGCGGCATACCTCGATCCTGTGCACGGCCAGAGGTTGCCCTACAGACGATTACCCTATTTCCCCTTTCACGGACCCAGTGTGTGTGATTATTCCTTTGAACCCGCGTTCATCCGGAAAAGGAACGAAAGGGAGCGGCACCGGGTGCGCTGCGTAAACGAAGGTTACGCGCGGCTCAGAGAGCATCTGCCGCAGGAGTTTGAGGACAAGCGGCTCAGCAAGGTGGAGACTCTGCGGGCGGCCATCGACTATATCAAACACCTGCAGAGCCTGCTGGAATTAAACGTGTCCGGGATGGAGGTGTCACTTGGGGATGTGCGCAACCTTGCGCCACTGCCGCAGAGGACAGACTGTAACAGTGATGGAGAATCCAAAACTGGCCTCAGCGACAGTGGGGAGATTGTTTACTAg
- the sapcd1 gene encoding suppressor APC domain-containing protein 1 — protein MACRPSGSSSYTVVIIPLRTSLYSLDALRFYLWIKRLKDLEKEKDALCSGLEILEKARFWYLQRLEENRVRQDNIEATNVCQESAAEVQSCLLRSRIQRVNGSLGSVMAEPNVTSTSNPSLPDAVADSDLRWHNTVLTREVSDKNRQISMLELEKDALLEQLDELQAH, from the exons ATGGCCTGCCGTCCCTCCGGCTCTAGCTCCTACACTGTGGTTATCATCCCGCTCAGGACCAGCCTCTACAGCCTGGACGCGCTTCGCTTCTACCTATGG ATTAAGCGTTTGAAGGATCTAGAGAAGGAGAAGGACGCTCTGTGCTCCGGTCTGGAGATTCTGGAGAAGGCTCGCTTTTGGTACCTCCAGCGGCTGGAGGAGAACAGAGTCCGGCAGGACAACATCGAGGCCACAAATGTCTGCCAGGAAAGTGCAGCAGAG GTACAGTCTTGCCTCTTGAGGTCTCGTATCCAGCGGGTGAACGGCTCTCTGGGCTCTGTGATGGCTGAGCCCAATGTCACCAGCACCAGCAACCCTTCTCTGCCTGACGCAGTAGCAGACAGTGACCTCCGGTGGCACAACACTGTACTGACTCGG GAGGTGAGTGACAAGAATCGTCAAATCTCCATGTTAGAATTGGAAAAAGACGCTCTTCTTGAACAGCTTGATGAACTGCAGGCCCACTGA